The genomic region CGGCCCTTATCATTTTGAACGCGCGCTTCGCAGATTAGCTGCCGATCCGATTAAAGTCATTGATTTAGAAAATAAAACGATAAAAGTACCACTGGTCATTGATAAAAATCCATACGCCATTACAGTGAAAAGTGTCGGTACGGTAACAGAACCGCATTTCAGCATTTCTGGAGAGGTGAAGGACGAGCATAAATCAATTGTTTTAAAGGAAATACGGCGAGTCTTTCAATGGGATGTCCCCTTTGAAAACATTTACGCCCATTTTGAGAAAAAAGAGCTTGGTTCGCTTTTTCAAACATTAAAAGGGACGCCTCTTGTATTGGATTTTGATCTTTATTTTAGTTTAATGAGATCAATTATTCACCAACAGCTAAACATGAGCTTCGCACATACATTAACAGCCCGATTTGTGAATGCATTTGGCTTCGAAAAAGACGGGGTATGGTTTTACCCTGATCCGGATGCAGTAAGCAAGCTTCATTATGATCAATTAACAGAGCTTCAATTCAGCCGCAGAAAAGCAGAATATGTCATCGATACATCAAAACTTATTGCTTCGGGTGAAGTAGTATTAGATGAATTCCATATGATGCCAGACGAAGAAATAATTGAAAAGCTCGTTAAAATCCGCGGAATCGGCCCATGG from Pueribacillus theae harbors:
- a CDS encoding DNA-3-methyladenine glycosylase family protein, producing MWQQEIRIAGPYHFERALRRLAADPIKVIDLENKTIKVPLVIDKNPYAITVKSVGTVTEPHFSISGEVKDEHKSIVLKEIRRVFQWDVPFENIYAHFEKKELGSLFQTLKGTPLVLDFDLYFSLMRSIIHQQLNMSFAHTLTARFVNAFGFEKDGVWFYPDPDAVSKLHYDQLTELQFSRRKAEYVIDTSKLIASGEVVLDEFHMMPDEEIIEKLVKIRGIGPWTAECLLLFALGRKSIFPMADIGIQNGLKKLYRLEKKPTKEQMGAWKKDWSPYETYVALYLWELVGDPNLIVGDDGQIVTA